In the genome of Raphanus sativus cultivar WK10039 chromosome 9, ASM80110v3, whole genome shotgun sequence, the window GATGCGCATCACCTTGTCGTCACGCTCCATGATAAGATCGAAACTCTTTCCTCACAGTCTCTCAGTATTTGATGGAGAAAGTGTTTTTGTTCAAAGCCAGAAATGAAGAAGTGCTCTCTACTACACAAATGGATTCGTTTTGTCAAAGGTTAATCACGGTTTGGTTCTTTACCGTTTTATTTGTCCCTCagcttttctttctttctgttcCATCATCACAGAGACAACATGATACtactatttatttatctatctatCGACAATATCATGttgggaaaaaaaaatgtaagggATGAGTTTAAAGCTACTGTCTTTTTCCACAACTGTATTATGGATAATATAAGTTCAATTGTTGTATCTTATTCAATTTCTCGTTTCTACATTTTAGCACCAACAAAGAAGCCCTCTTTTATCTGATCACCAAAGTTGAAAACATCTCAATCAACACATTGGGATTATTGGTTCGAAGTAGCTCCAACAAGAATAATTTTAAGAACATCGATGCAGTCTAGACTAGTACAAAACAACcgtaaatgtatttttttttttttttgcaaatacagAGAGATCAGAAAGATTTATCCAATGGGGAAGCAAAAGTTGAAGCCtctctgcttcttactctttcTTGGTATACTGACGGACGAGGAGAGCGAGACCCAAGATCACGATTGGAACAAGGAACTGGAGAATCTTGATGATGAATTCTGGTGTCTTGTCTTGGTTGTACGCCGGTTGCACTGGTGCAACGTATGTCCTTGTCGCTGGAACAGTAGACGAATCGATCTCGCCGATGTAGTACTTCTCCATCATGTCCCTTGCGGTGTCGCTGTGACCAACGTCTTCAAAGTCATTCGTAGCATCTTTCCCTGCAACAAACACCGTAACAGCAACAGTCATCGACTGGAGAAAccaaagttatatatataaagatatatatatatattttttttttatcaaaacctGTTGAGGACAACAAGACTTCATCGCCACCAGGATGATCATCCATGAAAGGGGTCACATCATAGACCTAAACTCAAAAGTAAAATAACCAAACATCAATCAGTAACTAACTATCGACAGTAAACATCAGACTATGATTCTCGAGTGTCACATCATCGAAGCTTTTTAGACAAATCAATAGCTTACAAAAACACTATGTCGTGTAGACTAGAGAATTATCAGACAAAGACACGAGATCTAACTAACCTTGCCAGAGATAATAAGCCAGCAATCCTTGGTTTTGTTGTGCTGTGAAACTTCTTCGAAAGCTAGAACCTTCTTCTCTGaagccatctctctctcttctcaaaTCTACCAATAACCAAAGATTAGTAGAGACACAGATTCAAATCGAAATAATCAGAACGATGATGATGAAAAGATCGTGATACCAAAAGGTGGAGAATCTTTCTGCTTTCAGATTCAGAATTGGGATAGCACCTCCTCCCGGGGTAACTTTCACCTACTTAAGAACTTTCTAgtattaaaatgtttattacTAAACTACCCTTGAAATGTTTGGATTGCGGTCAAGTTGCGGTTTTGACTATTAAACGCAATTCAAATTGGACTTTGGTTCGGATCTAATTTATGGTCTATGCCGTACCTACCAAACAAACTAGTGTCTCCCCGATAGCAATATGACGTGTGGTTTCAGTGTGCTCTTTCACCAATTCTCTTAcgaccaaaaaaagaaataaaataaaagttttgcAAATTGGGGAAAGGTGAAAGAAATCTCACACATTTGGTCAACCTATACATTCTAATGTAATCTTTGCTTTCTCATTTTGAGAATGTTTGCTACTTTCTTTTTAATTCTCTTTAATTTATTCTTATTCTGAAATACCGACTcgtaatatgtaaaattatataattcttagcatttaaaaaaaaacgtaaactataaaatttatttaagaaGTCTTTATTTGTATACACAGTTATTGAATTATAtaacctctctttctctcagactctatttatttattttttttcttaaacatttcTTTAGCTATTTAAACACTACACAGAGAGCAAAACTCATATAAAACCTCTCTACATTTTCAGTAAACTTTAACCTATTTACTCGGCATGAAGCTCATACAGATGGGAGGCTTGACACCAGCCAAAGCAAGAACCGAAGACGGCAAAATCCAAAGCCCATCTCCACATATCAAACCGGAAGCAACCGCCGGTACCATCAAACCGGCTTTAACTCGATCCCTCTTATTCCACACGAACACTATCAAACTCCCCACACACATATCAACAGCGAAGTACCCTCCGACAAGAAACGGAACCGCCATAGCCATCGGCAGCGGGACCCACTTCCCTATCTTCTCCGGCGACGTATCCCTAACGAGGTTCGCAGCCACCGCGAACGCGAAGAACCCGTAGCAAAGCTGAAGACAATGCTGAGGCAAAGCAGAGAAGCCTTCGACTCCGAGAATCGCCATGTTTCTGTATATCAAAGCGTAGGGAGCTTTATACTCTCCCTCAGGGTTCCCAACGTCGAAAGCTTTGTAAAACAGGAAGAAAGTGAGAGGAGCCACGACGCAGCCGATCCCCGTCCCGATTGCTTGGCTCACAAGCATCGACCGCGGCGAAGTCAGAGTCAAGTGCCCCGTCTTGAAATCGTGCATTAGGTCGGAAGATATCGAGACGATCGATTTTATCAAGCCGCATCCGACGAGACCCGCGACTACACCGTCTTGTTTCCCTGCCATCGCGGCCAAGATGAAGAGGGCGACTTTGCCGTAGTTGTAAGCCATGTTCATGTCTGTAAGCCCTGCTCCGTAGGCGTTACTGAAGCCTAGAGATGGAGCTAACATGTAAGCTACGACAATGAAGTACCATTTGAGCTCCGGGAACATCATAGGGATGGCGATGATGGAGACAACAGAGAAAGCTGCGTATCCAACTGCTGCAACCCATAGAGGGATGCTGTCTCTTACAAAGATCTCGTCTCTTTTGAGTTCTGCGATAGATTGTTTATCCTTCTCCGAATCTGCGGTAATATCTCTAATCAGATACgaaataattatatagtaaCGAGTTTAATAGTTTTCggtattatatattatatatacttacTAGATTTCCCAGAGTGGTGATTCTTTAACTTGGAGTATATGTTTCTTGCTGTGAACATAAGTATCTTGATGAAATGGTAAAGCCCGTCTCCGAGGATCAACGAGATAGATACAAACACCTTGTAACCATTGAGACTCTTCATGCTGCTTTGAGGAAGAGTAGATGGGTACCAATCTCCGCTAAGACCTTTAATGAGAGGCCACATGATTCCCCAAGACAGAACCGCGCCGAAAAGCAAAGATAGGTTGACAATATGTGAACAGATCATTCCTGCTCCGATGTATGTCATGCTGAAGTCGAAGTAGAATCTGTGAAGTAGTAATTTTCAAGATCATCAAGATTAAGTTGAGATGTGTTAAAGTATATAGAACTGAGAATAAAAACTCACGAGTTCTTCCAAGCTTCTAATCCAAAAGTTGGAAATTGAATGAAACCGCACTCTGTACCAGTGGTTCCAGTGAAGAACCACTGAAAGAAAGCCCATATGAAGCTAAAGGAGAAATACTTGACAAACCCAAACACTTGTTTCCTgaaaagaaacagagcaaacaAATTGTTTTATTCAAATCAGAAACTTGAGAAGCAGAGGCTATAGAGAGCAAGAGAATAAGAAAAACATAGGTGTCGTACTTACTTGGCCATTTTATTGCCTTTAGAAGTGTGGAAACCGTTGATTAAAACCGCGGTAGCTGTTCCACTCGGATATGTCAGCTTATAGTCTATGATCATTATCTGGttaacaaaaacaaaggaaaatgAATCTTAGCAATCGAGACCCAAACCAACAaagtgaaaaaacaaaaatgttggGATAGACCAAACCAGCCAAACCGGGGTTTGTAGTCTAGGGTTGGCCCACACAAACCCCAGAAGGCCGGGCCAAGAGGCCCAAGACCAACAAAAAAGTGTGTAAAGAACTCTGTCAACGTTTTATAAGGGATGAAGTTTTGCCTCTTTGCACACATATCTAAAAAATCGTtagaatataatttaaaactaatttatataattagatataaaaatagtaaaaacagAATTagctaaacaattttttataaagttaaaattacttaaatatgtgaaaacatatattGAGAAACAACAACCATCACTTGAAACATTATCTGTATTGAAATGGATGGAATAGTATGGACCTTTCTTAGAGGAACCAGTGCTAAGAGACCAACAAAGCAAGTAAAGAACAAGAAAGCTGTCATCCAACCGATCCCTGGCTCTTTGGTGCTTCCCGGACTATTCCCTTCCGTGTGACTTCCTGACTGTTCATAAGTCTTTGTGCTCAAACCAAGAAGATACGAACCGAACCCACCTGCAAGTCACACAAACATAAGTTCAACCAACCAATCAAAAGCTGatcaaacataattaaaaaattgtcaaaaattcaCCAAAATTACCTCCAACTGCAATGCTGTAACAAGCAACAGCACATGTTTGGACCACAGTGTTCTCTTGTTTAGTAAACGGTTTAGTCGCAATCCCTGCCTTTGTGAGCAGCTTGGTCCAGCTTCTAAGGAACACAAAGGCTAAAAGTGCTGCAGAGACGTTTAGGTTCGGTACCAAACCTGTGGTTAAGTTTAGCTTCATGACGATGACACTGTAGATAATACCAATGATTATGCTTGCAACGATTCCTCTGAAAGTGATTTGACTATTCCATGGAGGAATTGACCTGAACTCATCTGCTTCGTTTTGCGTCTCTTCCAAGtcgtctctttcttctctctctgtctcATTTCTTGCTTCTCTCTCCATCATCAAGGAGCTCCTCATTTTCACagagtttctttttctttcttttttttttgttgcaaaacGCTACAAAGAACCCAAAAGACAGATCCTTTAATATCAATTAAAAACTTGCTCTTTTCAGGGATGACGAGACATATGTAAAAAGGTACCTTCTTTATGGATCAGTCTTATTCTGAGAATTTTCTTGCTTTCCACGCCCAAAGTATCTGAAGCAGAGCAGTTACTTAGCAACACAGAAAAAGATAAATCTAgagattattttaatatattgcaTAATCTATAGAAGCAAAAACCATAGAATAGAATCAAATGACGCAAATGATCTCTTTTGCTCAGAGATCTAATCTATAAAGTTGATGACTTTGGATTATACTCTGGAATCTGCCATTAATCTACAACAGTAAcaagatcaaaatttttatacaaactctttttttttttgcaatcaCATAGTTTAATCTGTTAAACAGGAAACTAGATTTGTGTTCTTATTGGGGAAGACAAGAGaatgaaaaaatgaaagagaaaCGTAAACTTGATGATGAAACAGGTACACATGAAGACCACACTTCCATTTCCCAAAGAGATAGAAGAAAAACAAGACTAAGACATTAAATGCTTACACGGAAAGAAGACCCAAAGAATTACTAGCCAAAAATGGTAGTCGtagaagatttttttaaatgggATTTAGTGTTCATTCAAAGTTATATAGAAGCAGAGATGAAGAAAAAAAGCTTAAAATCAAGAAGATtaatcaagaagaaaaaaagcttaaaatcaagaagattaagaaaaaaagcttaaaatcaagaaaaaaagcTGTACTGCCCGCCACCCGGGTTCGAGCCTTGgccacaacggatttaacatcccttccgttggggcgctggaccccctACGGAGGATAGTTGGGAGTGTGGCTGCCCAGATACCagagttaccaaaaaaaaaaaaagggccTTGCCTTGGGTTCTTATGTACCGCACGTTGACATATCAGTACTACACaagatacaaaacaaaagataaaactttattttttggttgatgTAGTACAATAATCATTAAGGGACTAAACTTTTTACTAGTTTCTTTTTGAACTTTAAAACTTTTCAAAAGTTATGCATAAAAGTATAAGATCATGGAGGCTAATTGTTAATTAAACCCAAACAACCTTGATATATGTCattaagaaaactaaataaatgtaACATAGTAAAAATCAAactcactttaatttttttccaaagGCATGACTATTCAACCGCTACATTATGTAGTATTGTTCTGTGTGAACAGACAAGATGACATTATTGTCACATATAAAAAAGTCACAATTTTGTATGAtgaaagttatataaatatctgATTCGTtgtcaaaatttttttttataaaaatatcatttaaaaattatccaaaataatgttttaagAAACGTACACTAAAATACTGTGAATTTCAATggttctttatttcttttgagcAGTATAAAGAGTCAAGGTAGGTTTCAAATCCTTATAAATAcagttttgaatgaaaaataatatattttctattttgaatGATACCTACTGGTATCGGTTTAGTTTTTGATAGCTGTTGTTTTTTTCCTTCTGCATTGTGGTATTTGCATGTTTTCGTACGTCTATGTACGGCCTTTTTGATAACGAATTACTTTCTCTAGTATTGATTGATTCAgcgtttaaaaaatattgtagcATGATTTAAATCATTTACGAAAATATTACTTTCTCAGTGAAAGATATTTAAACGTAGAACTACTGTACGCAGATTATGATATCTAACATCTTTAAAATCAGTATAAGTAGTTTCAAAAGATTTATTTGTTTCAACGTATAAGTAGTTTAACATTTCAatacatttttcatttatttgatattgtatagccattcaaattatgtaaattttataatttgttgaattcatatattaaataatactttgTAGAAAATAATAACTTTCTTAATATTAGTGTTTTAGTCTAAAACTATTTACAGTTTGAAACTGAAGTGTATCTATTAGAGATATGTTGGGccggaagatatgtatcttacggaccaagtcTGTGAAACCCGTGAAACCCATGAAGACCCTCAAgactaaaaggaaagacttgaagatcaagttaaCCTCAAGATATTCTTAACATATTTCTATTAAGTGTTTAGGAAAGTTAGCATTGTCTATtgttaacattatgttaatgttagcgATATATATATGCCTCTTGTATTCTCATATTGatcacaacacaataatattcaTTCTATTATACTTTacttggtatcagagcggtcgATTTTTAGGGATCAAATTTAAGCTTCCGCAAGTTAAGATTTGAAGATGCTAATCATCGGTGGTGTtgacgatgatgaagacgacgaagatgaagatgatctGGACGACGGCATGAATCGACGTGAACTTGGACTAATGTCCACGTG includes:
- the LOC108828000 gene encoding cytochrome b5 — its product is MASEKKVLAFEEVSQHNKTKDCWLIISGKVYDVTPFMDDHPGGDEVLLSSTGKDATNDFEDVGHSDTARDMMEKYYIGEIDSSTVPATRTYVAPVQPAYNQDKTPEFIIKILQFLVPIVILGLALLVRQYTKKE
- the LOC108828311 gene encoding metal-nicotianamine transporter YSL3, which encodes MRSSLMMEREARNETEREERDDLEETQNEADEFRSIPPWNSQITFRGIVASIIIGIIYSVIVMKLNLTTGLVPNLNVSAALLAFVFLRSWTKLLTKAGIATKPFTKQENTVVQTCAVACYSIAVGGGFGSYLLGLSTKTYEQSGSHTEGNSPGSTKEPGIGWMTAFLFFTCFVGLLALVPLRKIMIIDYKLTYPSGTATAVLINGFHTSKGNKMAKKQVFGFVKYFSFSFIWAFFQWFFTGTTGTECGFIQFPTFGLEAWKNSFYFDFSMTYIGAGMICSHIVNLSLLFGAVLSWGIMWPLIKGLSGDWYPSTLPQSSMKSLNGYKVFVSISLILGDGLYHFIKILMFTARNIYSKLKNHHSGKSNSEKDKQSIAELKRDEIFVRDSIPLWVAAVGYAAFSVVSIIAIPMMFPELKWYFIVVAYMLAPSLGFSNAYGAGLTDMNMAYNYGKVALFILAAMAGKQDGVVAGLVGCGLIKSIVSISSDLMHDFKTGHLTLTSPRSMLVSQAIGTGIGCVVAPLTFFLFYKAFDVGNPEGEYKAPYALIYRNMAILGVEGFSALPQHCLQLCYGFFAFAVAANLVRDTSPEKIGKWVPLPMAMAVPFLVGGYFAVDMCVGSLIVFVWNKRDRVKAGLMVPAVASGLICGDGLWILPSSVLALAGVKPPICMSFMPSK